A region of Chloroflexaceae bacterium DNA encodes the following proteins:
- a CDS encoding glycosyltransferase family 2 protein produces MIDVIVPNYNGAALLPTCLDALRAQTRRDFLVTVVDDGSVDDSRALLATRYREVQVVALPRNRGLAAAVNAGIAATQRPFVALLNNDTEAHPAWLERLIGALERYPAYAFAASKLLLFDRRDHLHSAGDFYRPDGEPGSRGVWERDRGQYDAVMEVFGPCAGAAAYRRAALEAVAEDGKVFDEDLGMYCEDVDLNLRARRRGMRTIFVPTAVVYHRLSATGGGTLASYYCGRNFALVWAKNMPGPLARRYWPALLASQARFALHSLRHIREPAARARLRGQLAALRALPLFLRKRRRLQPDETLSLAL; encoded by the coding sequence ATGATTGACGTAATCGTCCCGAATTACAATGGAGCAGCGCTGTTGCCCACCTGCCTCGACGCGCTGCGGGCGCAGACGCGCCGCGATTTCCTGGTGACCGTCGTGGACGATGGCAGCGTCGACGACTCGCGCGCCCTGCTCGCCACGCGCTACCGTGAGGTTCAGGTCGTGGCCCTGCCACGTAACCGGGGCCTGGCCGCCGCGGTCAACGCGGGCATCGCCGCCACGCAGCGGCCCTTCGTCGCCCTGCTGAACAACGACACCGAGGCCCATCCCGCCTGGCTCGAACGGTTGATCGGCGCGCTGGAACGCTACCCCGCATATGCCTTCGCCGCCAGCAAGCTGCTGCTGTTTGACCGGCGCGATCATCTGCACTCGGCGGGCGATTTTTACCGCCCCGACGGCGAACCAGGCAGCCGGGGCGTATGGGAGCGCGACCGCGGCCAGTACGATGCGGTGATGGAGGTGTTCGGCCCCTGCGCCGGCGCCGCGGCCTACCGCCGCGCGGCCCTGGAGGCTGTGGCAGAGGACGGCAAGGTGTTCGACGAGGATCTGGGGATGTACTGTGAAGATGTGGACCTGAACCTGCGGGCCCGGCGCCGCGGCATGCGGACGATCTTCGTGCCGACGGCTGTGGTGTACCATCGCCTCAGCGCCACCGGCGGCGGCACGCTGGCCAGTTACTACTGTGGGCGCAACTTCGCCCTGGTGTGGGCCAAGAATATGCCCGGCCCCCTGGCCCGGCGCTACTGGCCGGCGCTGCTGGCTTCACAGGCGCGTTTCGCCCTCCATAGCCTGCGCCATATCCGTGAACCGGCGGCCCGCGCCCGGTTGCGCGGCCAGCTCGCCGCCCTGCGCGCCCTGCCCCTCTTCCTGCGAAAACGCCGGCGCCTCCAACCTGATGAGACCCTTTCCCTGGCGCTATAG
- a CDS encoding metal-dependent transcriptional regulator, which translates to MPDSEEHGRVTPAIEDYLKAIYTLQQQHGVVTTSLLGEQRGSKPGSVTGMIKKLAEMNLVQHTPYQGVMLTAAGERIALEVIRHHRLLELYLVEALGYSWDEVHEEAERLEHHISEKLEARIAEHLGHPSFDPHGDPIPTLEGNLPASTGTRLADLAVHERGRVVRVRDQSGERLRYLADLGLVPGAQIEVTGSAPFDGPLTIRLGSATYPLDRRMARTIEVERLADAEAKATEEQAAALREAGISGE; encoded by the coding sequence ATGCCCGACTCAGAGGAACACGGTCGCGTCACACCTGCCATTGAAGATTACCTGAAAGCCATCTATACCCTGCAACAGCAGCACGGCGTGGTCACCACCTCACTGCTCGGCGAACAGCGCGGCTCAAAGCCCGGTTCGGTCACCGGGATGATCAAGAAGCTCGCCGAGATGAACCTGGTGCAGCATACGCCTTACCAGGGGGTTATGCTTACCGCGGCCGGGGAACGCATCGCCCTGGAGGTGATCCGCCATCACCGGCTGCTCGAACTTTACCTGGTCGAGGCCCTCGGATATAGCTGGGACGAGGTGCACGAAGAGGCCGAGCGGCTCGAGCACCATATCAGCGAGAAGCTGGAGGCGCGCATCGCCGAGCACCTGGGCCACCCTTCCTTTGACCCCCACGGCGACCCGATACCCACCCTCGAGGGCAACCTCCCGGCGTCCACCGGCACGCGCCTGGCGGACCTTGCCGTCCATGAGCGCGGGCGCGTTGTGCGGGTGCGCGATCAGAGCGGCGAGCGCCTGCGCTACCTGGCCGATCTGGGATTGGTGCCCGGAGCGCAGATTGAAGTGACCGGCAGCGCCCCCTTCGACGGACCGTTGACCATTCGGCTTGGCAGCGCCACCTATCCCCTCGACCGGCGAATGGCGCGCACGATCGAAGTCGAACGGCTCGCCGATGCTGAGGCGAAGGCCACTGAGGAGCAAGCTGCCGCTCTCAGAGAGGCCGGGATATCCGGCGAGTGA
- a CDS encoding ATP-binding protein translates to MPPSRNRLGVVVSGSLSEGLTVRLDAHTSVEDMRVGKFVVIQGDRHAFFSMVTDVALAATNQEVLLDPPDGDRFVHEVLAGTATYGALELTPRLMLPLERSEQSLLPVKTIPRHFAPVYEAEAEDFGRVFGQAGGASFEIGRPLDMDVPVCLNLERLVERSNGIFGKSGTGKSFLTRLLICGTIYADVASNLIFDMHSEYGWGAPSEGGTFVKGLRQLFGSDVLVYTIDAEASRGRPYDGDLVIGLDQIEVEDVIALEEELNLSSTATESSYLLFDRYRQGWLEALLEMDSEAIREFAERSGAHAGAISALKRKLARIARLSFVRERADFSAVDRLIDALAAGRHVVLEFGRHDNSLIYVLVANIITRRIHRRWVEQTDRAIQTQNQADRPRPLMITIEEAHKFLNPRVARQTIFGTIAREMRKYGVTLLVVDQRPSSIDPEVMSQLGTRVTALLNDERDIEAVFTGVSGSAGLRAVLASLDSKQQALVLGHAVPMPVVVRTRTYDTGFYAAMERRGPRRRTASPGPARPAQEEMDELFPD, encoded by the coding sequence ATGCCCCCATCCCGTAACCGCCTCGGCGTCGTCGTTAGCGGCTCACTCAGCGAGGGGCTGACCGTCCGGCTCGACGCGCATACGAGCGTCGAAGACATGCGCGTCGGCAAGTTCGTGGTGATCCAGGGCGACCGGCACGCCTTCTTCTCAATGGTCACCGATGTCGCCCTTGCCGCAACCAACCAGGAGGTGCTGCTCGACCCGCCCGACGGCGACCGCTTCGTCCATGAGGTGCTCGCCGGAACGGCCACCTATGGCGCCCTCGAACTCACGCCGCGCCTGATGCTGCCCCTGGAGCGGAGCGAGCAGTCCCTGCTGCCGGTGAAGACCATTCCCCGCCACTTCGCGCCGGTGTATGAGGCCGAGGCGGAGGATTTCGGGCGCGTGTTCGGGCAGGCCGGCGGCGCCTCGTTCGAGATCGGTCGCCCCCTGGATATGGACGTGCCCGTGTGCCTGAACCTGGAACGGCTGGTGGAGCGTTCCAACGGCATCTTCGGCAAGAGCGGCACCGGCAAGAGCTTTCTGACCCGCCTGCTGATCTGCGGGACGATCTATGCCGATGTGGCCAGTAACCTGATCTTCGATATGCACAGCGAGTACGGGTGGGGCGCGCCGTCGGAGGGCGGGACGTTCGTCAAGGGCCTGCGGCAACTCTTCGGCAGCGACGTGCTGGTCTACACGATTGATGCAGAGGCCTCGCGGGGACGGCCCTACGACGGAGACCTGGTCATCGGCCTTGACCAGATCGAAGTCGAGGATGTGATCGCTCTGGAGGAGGAACTCAACCTCAGCAGCACCGCTACCGAGTCCTCGTACCTGCTCTTCGACCGCTACCGGCAAGGGTGGCTGGAGGCGCTGCTGGAGATGGACAGCGAGGCCATCCGGGAGTTCGCCGAGCGCAGCGGGGCCCACGCCGGGGCGATCAGCGCGCTCAAGCGCAAACTGGCCCGCATCGCCCGGCTGAGCTTCGTGCGCGAGCGAGCCGATTTTTCCGCCGTTGACCGGTTGATTGACGCCCTGGCCGCCGGGCGTCACGTGGTGCTGGAGTTCGGGCGTCACGACAACAGCCTGATCTACGTGCTGGTGGCGAATATCATCACCCGGCGCATCCACCGCCGCTGGGTGGAGCAGACCGACCGCGCCATCCAGACCCAGAACCAGGCCGACCGGCCCCGCCCGCTGATGATCACCATTGAGGAGGCCCACAAGTTTCTCAACCCGCGCGTGGCGCGGCAGACGATCTTCGGCACGATTGCCCGCGAGATGCGCAAGTACGGGGTGACGCTGCTGGTAGTTGACCAGCGCCCGTCTTCGATTGACCCGGAGGTGATGAGCCAGCTCGGCACGCGGGTCACTGCCCTGCTCAACGACGAGCGCGACATCGAGGCGGTATTCACCGGTGTGAGCGGCAGCGCGGGGCTGCGGGCCGTGCTGGCGTCGCTCGATAGCAAGCAGCAGGCCCTGGTGCTCGGGCACGCTGTGCCGATGCCGGTGGTGGTCAGAACCCGAACCTATGACACGGGCTTCTACGCGGCGATGGAACGGCGCGGGCCGCGGCGTAGGACGGCGTCGCCCGGCCCGGCCCGCCCGGCTCAGGAGGAAATGGACGAGTTGTTTCCCGATTGA
- a CDS encoding glycosyltransferase family 2 protein has protein sequence MLEPSDQPVYLSIVIPAYNEERRLPATLQQLRAYLAAQSFASELIVVDDGSDDRTAAVAASFPEVQVLRREHRGKGFAVRAGALAASGAYVLLCDADLAVPIEEWVKFEGFFASGYDVVIGSREGIGATREGEPWHRHVMGRVFNWIIRLVALRDINDTQCGFKALRREVARDLFSRVRIYGDNAPVVRGAAVTAYDVEVLFLARKCGYRIAEVPVRWRYGAETKVNPVRDSLRNLRDVFAVRLNDLRGRYREAPRYISDPETIHHH, from the coding sequence ATGCTTGAACCTTCTGATCAGCCAGTCTACCTTTCGATTGTCATCCCGGCCTACAACGAGGAGCGCCGGCTTCCCGCCACGCTCCAGCAGTTGCGCGCCTACCTGGCGGCCCAGTCCTTCGCCAGCGAACTGATCGTGGTTGACGATGGAAGCGATGACCGGACCGCGGCCGTGGCCGCCAGTTTCCCCGAGGTTCAGGTCCTGCGACGCGAGCATCGCGGCAAGGGTTTTGCCGTGCGCGCGGGCGCGCTGGCGGCCAGCGGCGCCTACGTGCTGCTGTGCGACGCCGACCTCGCCGTGCCGATCGAGGAATGGGTGAAGTTTGAGGGCTTCTTCGCCAGCGGCTATGATGTGGTGATTGGCTCGCGCGAAGGGATCGGCGCCACCCGCGAAGGCGAGCCCTGGCATCGCCACGTGATGGGCCGGGTCTTCAACTGGATCATTCGCCTGGTGGCCCTGCGGGACATCAACGACACACAGTGCGGCTTCAAGGCGCTGCGCCGCGAGGTGGCCCGGGATCTGTTCTCCCGCGTGCGGATCTACGGCGATAATGCGCCGGTGGTGCGTGGCGCCGCGGTGACCGCCTACGATGTCGAAGTGCTGTTCCTGGCCCGCAAATGCGGCTACCGCATCGCCGAGGTGCCGGTACGCTGGCGCTACGGCGCCGAGACCAAGGTGAACCCGGTGCGCGACTCGCTCCGCAATCTGCGTGACGTGTTCGCCGTGCGCCTGAACGATCTCCGGGGGCGCTATCGTGAAGCTCCCCGATACATCAGCGATCCGGAAACCATTCACCATCATTAG
- the rfbD gene encoding dTDP-4-dehydrorhamnose reductase gives MRIAITGARGQLGRALCDALAPGYELVPLGHDQLELSSPATVERVVATGADLVIHAAAYTDVDGCARNPDLAYRVNGLGTRYVALACRRLDAPLVYISTNEVFPGDAGRPYVEYDAPCPINAYGRSKWAGEQAVRELLDSFYIVRVAWLFGGERNFVRTVLRLAKEPPPTGLRMVDDEVGSPTYAPDVAEAVATLIATGFFGTYHLVNAGACSRYELAQTVLRLAGLTTPVTPIKLADYRRDSTPPPYSPLANHAGAAIGLTLRPWEEAVAAYLATLAAV, from the coding sequence CCGCGGCCAGCTAGGGCGCGCCCTGTGCGACGCCCTGGCGCCGGGCTACGAACTGGTTCCTCTCGGCCACGATCAACTCGAACTCAGTTCTCCCGCTACCGTTGAACGGGTTGTCGCCACCGGCGCCGATCTGGTTATCCATGCCGCCGCGTATACCGATGTGGACGGCTGCGCCCGCAACCCCGATCTGGCCTACCGTGTGAATGGCCTGGGGACGCGCTATGTCGCCCTCGCCTGCCGCCGGCTCGACGCGCCGCTGGTGTACATCAGCACCAATGAGGTCTTCCCCGGCGATGCCGGCCGTCCCTACGTCGAATACGATGCACCCTGTCCCATCAATGCCTACGGGCGCTCCAAGTGGGCTGGCGAGCAGGCGGTACGGGAGCTGCTGGATAGTTTTTATATCGTGCGCGTGGCCTGGCTTTTTGGCGGGGAACGCAATTTTGTGCGCACGGTGCTGCGTCTCGCCAAGGAGCCTCCCCCTACCGGCCTGCGGATGGTGGATGATGAGGTGGGCAGCCCGACCTATGCGCCCGATGTGGCCGAGGCGGTGGCCACTCTGATTGCAACGGGCTTTTTTGGGACCTATCACCTGGTCAACGCCGGGGCCTGCTCGCGCTATGAACTGGCGCAGACGGTGCTGCGCCTGGCCGGTCTCACCACGCCGGTGACCCCGATCAAGCTGGCCGATTACCGCCGCGATAGCACGCCGCCCCCCTACTCGCCCCTCGCAAACCACGCCGGAGCGGCCATCGGGCTGACCCTGCGCCCCTGGGAAGAAGCCGTCGCCGCCTATCTCGCCACGCTGGCTGCGGTATGA